One Gossypium hirsutum isolate 1008001.06 chromosome A11, Gossypium_hirsutum_v2.1, whole genome shotgun sequence genomic window carries:
- the LOC107886600 gene encoding neurofilament medium polypeptide produces MPSQNPEPEQSPDPKTLKDPEPKQPSEEPPNQEPKVEGEGEEEEEEEGECGFCLFMKAGGCKESFVGWENCIREAEENKEDIVEKCFEATSALKKCMEAHADYYEPILRAEKKAEEQAIIELEKEKEEEGLGAQEDSKDLLNKSDG; encoded by the coding sequence ATGCCTTCTCAAAACCCAGAACCCGAACAATCCCCTGATCCCAAAACCCTGAAAGACCCAGAACCCAAGCAACCCTCGGAAGAACCCCCAAATCAAGAACCCAAAgtagaaggagaaggagaagaggaagaagaagaagaaggtgaGTGTGGGTTTTGCTTGTTCATGAAAGCAGGAGGATGCAAAGAAAGCTTTGTTGGGTGGGAAAATTGCATCCGAGAAGCTGAAGAAAACAAGGAAGATATCGTGGAAAAATGCTTTGAAGCAACCTCAGCTTTAAAGAAGTGCATGGAAGCCCACGCTGATTACTATGAACCCATTTTACGAGCCGAGAAGAAGGCCGAGGAACAGGCAATTATTGAGTTggagaaagaaaaggaagaggAGGGTTTGGGTGCTCAGGAAGATTCCAAGGATTTGCTGAATAAATCAGATGGTTAG
- the LOC107886608 gene encoding ubiquitin-conjugating enzyme E2 35 — MANSNLPRRIIKETQRLLSEPAPGISASPSEDNMRYFNVMILGPTQSPYEGGVFKLELFLPEEYPMAAPKVRFLTKIYHPNIDKLGRICLDILKDKWSPALQIRTVLLSIQALLSAPNPDDPLSENIAKHWKSNKAEAVETAKEWTRLYASGA, encoded by the exons ATGGCCAACAGTAATCTCCCTCGAAGAATCATCAAG GAAACTCAACGTCTCCTCAGTGAACCTG CTCCGGGAATTAGTGCTTCACCATCAGAGGATAATATGCGATATTTCAATGTGATGATCCTTGGTCCCACACAGTCTCCATATGAAG GAGGGGTTTTCAAGTTGGAACTATTTTTGCCTGAAGAATATCCCATGGCTGCTCCCAAG GTTCGATTTCTTACAAAGATATATCATCCTAACATTGATAAG CTTGGGAGAATATGCCTCGATATTCTCAAGGACAAATGGAGTCCAGCTCTGCAGATCCGAACTGTACTTTTAAG CATCCAGGCACTCTTGAGTGCTCCAAATCCAGATGATCCACTCTCGGAGAATATTGCTAAGCACTGGAAATCAAACAAGGCTGAAGCTGTTGAGACAG CAAAGGAATGGACGCGTTTATATGCAAGCGGTGCATGA